GCCATTGTTTCAGCTGAAGACGGATCCCTTTTTCTTTGTGGTGCTGGCACTGGCTAATCTTTGTAAAGAGCACGTACATTACATGGTCCCCTTACTGAGACCTGTTCTCCGAACCACAGTCACTTTGCTTCCTGCAGTAACGGATGAGAAAACCAAATGGGTGTTCTGCTTTGCTTTGGGAATTTTTAGCGAGAGCATCCTTGCATACTTGTATGATATAGAGGAAGCCCCAGACCCTACAGTGAAGAAGAATTTATTTTTCCTGGAGTTTTCTACCGCTTTTGACATTTTGTTCAATACATGGCTGCCTTTGAATGAATGCAATGTCAGCACAGCAGTGATCGAGACGTTAGGGCAGATTACCCACCTTGTCCCCTTTGACAAATTGGAGAATGAACTGCCGCGGTTAATTCCCAAAATCCTGACCATGTACCAGGGAACCTCCAGTGACTTTTGCATCAGCCAGGGTCTGTATGGTGTTCTGCACACTGCTGTTGAGAGAAACAGTGAAGAACTTGCTATGCAGATCGACAGCCTACTTAGCAGTTTACACAAACAGATCTGCATTGCACTTTGGCAGCCCAGTGACATTTATGTTCAGAAGCAACAAAAAGAAATCCTTTGCTGCTTCAAACTTCTAACGCCAGCTTTCACCTCTCAAATCATAGAATTTCTCCTGATGAAACTGGAAATCAATAACAGCCAAATGCGTTTTGGAACATTGATTATCCTGGATCACCTGATCAATATGGTCCCTCTCTACATGGCCAGTCAGAAGAATCAGATTCTGGCTGGTACAAAGCTGTTGGTGCTGGCTACCAATAACAGGGTGAAGGCAAAACTTGGCCAAATAATATACACCATGGCCACACACAATTACCTGCATTTGGATGGTGGGAAGGACATGGTGGAGTTTATCATCCGGCAGTGTGCGTTACCTGCTACTGAAGACGAGGAGGAACCAGTGGACCCCTGTGCCGAAATAGCAGACGTAGTCACTGACCAGAGTTTAAGGAGGCAGTGTGAGGAACTGATGAGGATGCTGACAGCATTACCCATTGACAGCATTCTCTGGCCATTGCTCTTTGAGTTCATAATTCCAATTCGTTGCATAAATGCCTTAGCAATGATTTGCAACTCATTAGTGCTTCTTGCAAAGAAGAAAATAGAAGCTGAGCCCACGGAGTATCTTCTCAATTACAAGGAGCATCCCAACATTCCTGGGCCTCTCGCACTGCTGACAAGTCTCCTGACTATGTCCTCGTCCTTGCAGCAGGGGAAAAACAGATGTGTCCCTGCGTTAACTCTGTTACAATTCCTGGGCACCGATATCCACCCCGCAGCCCCTCAAGTCTGGGAGAAGGAGTTTCTGACTCTGCTTGACTATCTGCAGGAGAATTCCTCCAAATGTCTGCAGCAGAGCCAATGGGAAGAGAAACTGGTGAAGGTTTTGCTGCAAACACTGGAATTGATCGCGGACGATGTCTGGACTGGTCAGTTTGCCACAGAGCTAGTCAGCCACCTTCACAGACACTGTACCCTCTCGCAGGAGAAGGGCTTTGTGTACAAGTGCCTCGGCGTGGTGCTGCAATTCAGCCAGGATGAAGAGCTCGTGAAGAAGAAGCTCCAGGAGATGCTGCAGACCGTGCAACACGGAGAGTCTCTGGAGAAGGAAGGTGTGGCTGTGGGGATTGGGTACTGTGCTGTGACCCACCTGGACACCGCACTGTCCACCTTGAAGGAATTTGCAAAGTTAAACATTTTCAAGAAAACGGCAAGTTATTTTCAGATTATAAAGGATCAAGAGAACATCGATGTGATCAAGGTAAAAAGCACACTGATCCTATGCTACGGACATATCATGTCAGTTTCTCCAAAGGAACTCACTCTGGACAGAATAGACGTTGAGATCATGGAGAACGTGCTTAACCACTACAATATCAAGATCTTGGGGATGAAGGTTGAGGTGAAGGACTTGACATTAAAGTTAAGTCTGATCAAAGCTGTGACACAGTCAGTCACAGCCATTCAAACCATTGCAAAGCATAACTACAGCTTCAACAGAAAGGCTGAACTGTTGCATTATATGCAAGAACTCATCAAGGCTGAGCCAACAGAGGCGATGGTGAATCCTATCCGAAAGTCTGCCATCAATGCCTGTACAACCCTCTTAAAACTGCAGCCCCCTTTAAAGGACAGTAGGCAATTGATTCAGACATGCTTGAATAGTGTGTTCAGCTTACCACGACTGGATGCCAAAGCTATCAATGAACACCCGAACATAAGCATGGAGGAGAGGCATCAACTGTTTACTCAGACAATGGCCTCCTTGATGGATTTTCTGAAGCAGCTCCTCCTTTTGGATATATCGCCTAATGGGCTTCAGACAATATTCAGCAACATGGAGACATGGATCCAGTCATCGAAGGTGTATACCCGGGAAATGTCAGCCAAGACATTCTTGCAGCTACTGGTGTTTTACCTGGAACAATTTGACATCAATGATAATGTTCCTCCTCATGATCTGGGTGTTATTGTTGGGGGTGTGGTGCTTCGATGCACAGATCCATGTCGTGTTGTAAGGGAGACAGCCATTGACTGTTTATACGTCCTTCTTTATATCCAATTGCGATCCAAAGGGGTGCCCGCAAATCAGAAAGACACAGAGGTCGAGCACCTCAAAGTCATCAAGCAGGAGCTGCATCACGACAATGAGACTGCCGTGTTTCACGTGTGCACTGATATTGGGAAAGTCCTCTCAAGGTCCATGGCTGATGACCAGCTGAAAAGTTTACTCTTCACCTTGTTCAATGGACTCTCAGATTGCCAGTCCAATAGTTCCTATTCTGCCTCAATCATCACCAATGTCCTCATTTCCAAATGTGGAGCCTGCCTCACCGAGGTCCCAGAGATAATCAAAGCCCTCCACAATCAGTTTCAGTCAATAGTTCAAGCATCCATAGTCCGGTTGGTGACACATACCATCTCCAATCTGGTGTCGCAGCATATGTCAGTCACACTGCCCTGCCTCTTAAGTTATCCCATTCCATTCGACAACCACATTGGCAATGTGTGGAGATCTCTCATGCAAAACAATTCAGTTGCCACAGCCTCCATTAAATACCTACTGGACAACCTAAAGCTGCTGTATGAAAGCAGCAAGGAATCTCTTCTAGCTAGTGGGCCAAATTCCCAGCCACATCAGACTCTGGCAGTAATGTATGCCCTGCATGAGGTAATATGCATCCAGGATTCAGTCGCCATGATGGAAGGTCTTTACTCCCAGCTCTTCAGCACAGTCCTGATTCACCTCAGTTCCAGTGTCCAACCCCGGTTGCCTCGGGACTTCCTTAGAATTCATTCAGATAGAAAAATGGGGCCACCCCAGAGGCCATTTAACGTTACAGCTTGCTACTATTCTGTAGAGATACTCCAAGCGCTGGTCGGGCAGGAAGAGGGGAGCGACGAGGACATGTCGGACAACGAAGGTTGGGCTTTGCTCAAGAGGCCAGAGATGCACCATCAGGGGGTTGCCCTGCTGGCAGGCACCATGTCCAAGCGATCCGTGCCCCACCTCATCGACATCGTGGAACAACTCTCGCCAGTCCTCACCAACATCCACGAGAGCCAGCGGATCACGGTGGCTGCCTTCTTTGAGGCTCTTCTTGGTCAGGAAGTGGTGTTGGAGCTGCTGCTCAATGACACACTGGTGAGCATCCTGCTTCGATGCCTGCTCGACAACTCTCCCATGGTCCAGTGGTTGGCAGTCAAGGGCCTGGGGAACGCCGCGGCCTGGAGTGAAGGTGAAAGATATGCCAGCAAGCTGCTGCCGACAATGCTGGTGGTCATGGACCTGAACTCCAAGCAGAACACTCTGCTGACATTCGAGGCCATGTCCACCCTGTCAAAGACCTTAGATAGCCTGCCACGTCACTACACCGAACCAATCCTGACCGACGTGGCAGTGGGCATTGAGCCTTTGtttgagcaccggcaggagaagGTGAGGGCCGGAGCATTCACCATCCTGTGGAAGCTGCTCCAGTTCGGGGACATGCAGCGGGTCCCAGTTTTCACAGAGCACCTGGGCTCCACCTTGGTCAACCTGCTGCTTCACCTCAAGGACAGGAACGACGAAGTGAAGAGAATCTGCAGACTGGTTCTGAAACAACTCGGGCCGCTGCTGGCATCGGAGCGCCTGTGTGCCCTCTTTGAGGAGCTGGGGTCGGAAGAAGAGCCCCTGGATTACGAGAGCTATTTGAGTGCAGCCTCTCTGTACATTGGTGAGGACCTGCCCAGCAAGGTCATCCACTACATACAGCACTGCGCTTCCTTCTTTGGCAGCCTGCAGACTGAGATGCGGGAGAATGCTGTCACGTTGGCAAGTTGCCTCATGCCCCATGCACCGCCCGGTTATCCCAGGTCCCCCGCCGCGAATCAGGTCTGCCAAGAGATGATCACCTTGCTGTCAGATCACGTGCAAAGTGTCCAGATCAAAACAATCATTGGAATACAACGTCTACACATGTATTGAAAATCACTTGGTCAGGACCGGATCTGTTTGGACATGATGGGAAAAGCCTCCTGATATAAAGAATTTGATATAAAGAAAGTTGAGATATTGGTTCCTCCATGGTGTGAGTTGGAAGCTGCATGTATTTCATCCATTTGTACATATTTCTCTGTAAAGAATATCTCTCTAATGATCATCAGCAAATAATGGTTATATTTAATAGTTGATCATTGTTTGTGCTGCATTGTGTTGTATCATTTTAAGACTATTAAACAGTTAATTTTTCAATAAATGGTTTGCATGGAGTTGTCTGAAATAGGTttgctttatttttaataatgAGTCATTGCTCTGTTCAGCTTCACAAACACAATCCATGCCAATCCCTAACAAAAGGGCAGGTTGTGGGTACGTTACTCTGGGTTCTGACGTTGTGTTGTGCTGCAGCGGATACCCACGTACACAGTGCAGAAGTGACCATGAGATTCCCGTTCCCCGCCACTTTAATTCACCATCTAACTCCACCccaccaatctgacctttctgtctctgGCCTTCTGCACTGTTATATCCAGGCCCCAACATAAGCTCAAGGAGTGGCACCTCGTCGCCTATTGCAGCATTAGAGACTCACTATCACATTCTACATCTTTAGGTTGCACACTCTTTTCTAATTATCatcatgtttctctgtttctatttgcACAGTTTGGCCTGTAGGGCATATCTCACCATTATTTATTAATATTGGTGTATTGTTGTCACAATActttgtattgcatgctatcTCCAGGCAAATCATATCGAACACGGGTACAATCAAAccgtacacaagtacaataggtagtgcaaatGAGCAAGGCAACAGAGttcaatataatgttacagctactGAGAaagtggaaattaaaaaaaaaaagtgcaagagctTCAGCAAGGGTTGATTGAGAGATCAGGAAAACATCCTTAGCTTAaggattcaagagtctgataacggtGGGGTACGTGCTTTCAAACCTTCGTGTCTTTTGCCCgagagtagaggggagaagagaggatgaTTGGGGTGAGAGTGTTCtagattacgttggctgctttcctgaggcagcgtgaagtgtagatgaaatcAATGGAGGGGaagctggtttgcatgatggactgggttgcATCCACAAATCTCTAATTTATTGTCGTCTTGCGAAAACCAATTGTCATAGAAAGCTGTGAACACcatgaccataagacataggagcagaattaggccattcggcccatcgtgtctacgctgccattcattcatgactgatctatttttttctctcaactccattctgccttttattcacaaaatgctggagtaactcagcaggtcaggcagcatctcgggagagaaggaatgggtgacgtttcgggtcgagacccttcttcagactgatgtcaggggggcgggacaaaggaaggatataggaggagacaggaagatagagggagatctgggaagagacccgaaacgtcacccattccttctctccgacccgaaacgtcaccccttccttctctcccgagatgctgcctgacctgctgagttactccagcattttgtgaataaatcgatttgtaccagcatctgcagttattttcttatccattctcctgccttttccccgtaacttttgacgcccttactaatcaagattctatcaatctctgctttaaaaatatccagtgtctTGGTctccggcaatgaattccacagattcaccatcctctggttaAACAAATTCCTCCCCATTAAACTATCTGCAATCACCCTATCTGTGATATTCCTTCTGGTCtacccattcctcccccaccatctctccaaCTGAAAAAGGACTTTCATCTCCCTTTTCCCAGGTCGGGCAATGGGTTGCTGGCCTTAAATATCGTCTGTTTCTCTTTCGGCCGGCattacctgacccgctgtgtgtTTGCACCATTTTGATTCTACAGTGATCCTGATCAGCTGGCTCTGCATCTTTACTTCCTTCCACTGCTGAAGGTTGAGGAACGTAAAGCAAAAGGTCCCTTCTCTCCCAGCATCTCACACTCCCCTGGAGAATTGTTCAACTGCTAATGAGGTAACCGTGACTGGCTTGGCCTTTGACTACTTGAGATCTGAGCCCCCACTCTCTGGGGCAGCAGATGCCGTGCCAATGATCACTGCTCAGAGGGTAGTGCTTTCTTGGGGGAGCTCCGGTGAGTGGCCTTTCTTCCTCTGCATTCCGGGACCACGGTAGGCTTCTCcattctctccttc
The genomic region above belongs to Rhinoraja longicauda isolate Sanriku21f chromosome 13, sRhiLon1.1, whole genome shotgun sequence and contains:
- the LOC144599199 gene encoding maestro heat-like repeat-containing protein family member 1 yields the protein MASGKMGALLNLLLELPLDDDSLVSQMVFNSLQELGCVDTEGVLTFLRKYLAHHRRLPLACRTALLKVMAQMVNENIDNLGRAVAKKLITLASIEMTKCRDVTDEHQEVATRLLLNVGHWFTKDAFDELLPLFQLKTDPFFFVVLALANLCKEHVHYMVPLLRPVLRTTVTLLPAVTDEKTKWVFCFALGIFSESILAYLYDIEEAPDPTVKKNLFFLEFSTAFDILFNTWLPLNECNVSTAVIETLGQITHLVPFDKLENELPRLIPKILTMYQGTSSDFCISQGLYGVLHTAVERNSEELAMQIDSLLSSLHKQICIALWQPSDIYVQKQQKEILCCFKLLTPAFTSQIIEFLLMKLEINNSQMRFGTLIILDHLINMVPLYMASQKNQILAGTKLLVLATNNRVKAKLGQIIYTMATHNYLHLDGGKDMVEFIIRQCALPATEDEEEPVDPCAEIADVVTDQSLRRQCEELMRMLTALPIDSILWPLLFEFIIPIRCINALAMICNSLVLLAKKKIEAEPTEYLLNYKEHPNIPGPLALLTSLLTMSSSLQQGKNRCVPALTLLQFLGTDIHPAAPQVWEKEFLTLLDYLQENSSKCLQQSQWEEKLVKVLLQTLELIADDVWTGQFATELVSHLHRHCTLSQEKGFVYKCLGVVLQFSQDEELVKKKLQEMLQTVQHGESLEKEGVAVGIGYCAVTHLDTALSTLKEFAKLNIFKKTASYFQIIKDQENIDVIKVKSTLILCYGHIMSVSPKELTLDRIDVEIMENVLNHYNIKILGMKVEVKDLTLKLSLIKAVTQSVTAIQTIAKHNYSFNRKAELLHYMQELIKAEPTEAMVNPIRKSAINACTTLLKLQPPLKDSRQLIQTCLNSVFSLPRLDAKAINEHPNISMEERHQLFTQTMASLMDFLKQLLLLDISPNGLQTIFSNMETWIQSSKVYTREMSAKTFLQLLVFYLEQFDINDNVPPHDLGVIVGGVVLRCTDPCRVVRETAIDCLYVLLYIQLRSKGVPANQKDTEVEHLKVIKQELHHDNETAVFHVCTDIGKVLSRSMADDQLKSLLFTLFNGLSDCQSNSSYSASIITNVLISKCGACLTEVPEIIKALHNQFQSIVQASIVRLVTHTISNLVSQHMSVTLPCLLSYPIPFDNHIGNVWRSLMQNNSVATASIKYLLDNLKLLYESSKESLLASGPNSQPHQTLAVMYALHEVICIQDSVAMMEGLYSQLFSTVLIHLSSSVQPRLPRDFLRIHSDRKMGPPQRPFNVTACYYSVEILQALVGQEEGSDEDMSDNEGWALLKRPEMHHQGVALLAGTMSKRSVPHLIDIVEQLSPVLTNIHESQRITVAAFFEALLGQEVVLELLLNDTLVSILLRCLLDNSPMVQWLAVKGLGNAAAWSEGERYASKLLPTMLVVMDLNSKQNTLLTFEAMSTLSKTLDSLPRHYTEPILTDVAVGIEPLFEHRQEKVRAGAFTILWKLLQFGDMQRVPVFTEHLGSTLVNLLLHLKDRNDEVKRICRLVLKQLGPLLASERLCALFEELGSEEEPLDYESYLSAASLYIGEDLPSKVIHYIQHCASFFGSLQTEMRENAVTLASCLMPHAPPGYPRSPAANQVCQEMITLLSDHVQSVQIKTIIGIQRLHMY